Proteins encoded in a region of the Longimicrobium sp. genome:
- a CDS encoding M48 family metalloprotease: MMASLRGRCGCAAVLVLAAGCATNPVTGRRQLSLVSEAQEVQLGQQSAVQVTQEIGLVPDSALQRYVQNIGGTLAATSERPALPWTFRVVDDPTPNAFALPGGYIFLTRGMLALMNSEAELASVLGHEIGHVTAKHQVTMMSRAQLAQIGLGLGSVLVPRLQNLGGLASGGLQLLFLSYSRDAERQADDLGFRYAVGQRYDAREMARVFQSLQRVSETERARSGRSPLPSYLASHPGEPERIASVQRRAATVPAGTATRVESASYLNRLNGMVYGENPRQGYFQQGIFLHPDLRFSIVFPSGWRTQNLPQAVTGGSPRQDAVIRLTMAEQVRTADDAARRFFQQQGVQAGQGGRTTVNGFPAVVVYFQAQTQQGIIAGIAQWLEKDGQVYQVLAYSPGQVFQQYEGTFRQTLNSFASVTDPAVLNIRPNRIRVVRLPQAMTLAQFNTRYPSSIPIEELAIVNQVAGAGTSLPSGAMVKRVVRE, from the coding sequence ATGATGGCTTCGCTCAGGGGGCGGTGCGGGTGCGCCGCGGTGCTGGTGCTGGCGGCCGGGTGCGCGACGAACCCGGTGACCGGACGGAGGCAGCTTTCGCTGGTCTCCGAAGCGCAGGAGGTGCAGCTCGGCCAGCAGTCCGCCGTGCAGGTGACGCAGGAGATCGGGCTGGTGCCGGACTCGGCGCTTCAGCGCTACGTGCAGAACATCGGCGGCACGCTGGCGGCGACATCGGAGCGCCCCGCGCTGCCGTGGACGTTCCGCGTGGTCGACGACCCCACGCCCAACGCCTTCGCGCTCCCCGGCGGCTACATCTTTCTCACGCGCGGGATGCTGGCGCTGATGAACTCAGAGGCGGAGCTGGCGAGCGTGCTGGGCCACGAGATCGGGCACGTGACGGCCAAGCACCAGGTCACCATGATGAGCCGCGCCCAGCTCGCGCAGATCGGCCTGGGGCTGGGGAGCGTGCTGGTGCCGCGCCTTCAGAACCTGGGCGGGCTGGCGAGCGGCGGGCTGCAGCTCCTCTTCCTCAGCTACAGCCGCGACGCCGAGCGCCAGGCGGACGACCTGGGGTTCCGCTACGCCGTGGGCCAGCGCTACGACGCCCGCGAGATGGCGCGCGTCTTCCAATCGCTGCAGCGGGTGAGCGAGACGGAGCGCGCCCGCTCGGGACGCAGCCCGCTCCCCAGCTACCTCGCGTCGCACCCCGGCGAGCCGGAGCGCATCGCGTCGGTGCAGCGGCGCGCGGCCACCGTCCCCGCCGGCACCGCCACGAGGGTGGAATCCGCGTCGTACCTCAACCGGCTGAACGGGATGGTGTACGGCGAGAACCCGCGGCAGGGGTACTTCCAGCAGGGCATCTTCCTGCATCCCGACCTGCGCTTCTCCATCGTCTTCCCCAGCGGATGGCGGACGCAAAACCTGCCGCAGGCGGTCACCGGCGGCAGCCCGCGCCAGGACGCCGTCATCCGGCTCACCATGGCCGAGCAGGTGCGCACCGCGGACGATGCGGCGCGGCGCTTCTTTCAGCAGCAGGGGGTGCAGGCGGGGCAGGGGGGACGCACCACGGTGAACGGCTTCCCCGCCGTGGTCGTCTACTTCCAGGCGCAGACGCAGCAGGGGATCATCGCCGGGATCGCGCAGTGGCTGGAGAAGGACGGGCAGGTGTACCAGGTTCTCGCCTACTCGCCGGGGCAGGTATTCCAGCAGTACGAGGGCACCTTTCGGCAGACGCTCAACAGCTTCGCGTCGGTCACGGACCCGGCGGTCCTCAACATCCGCCCCAACCGCATCCGCGTCGTGCGCCTGCCGCAGGCGATGACGCTGGCCCAGTTCAACACCCGCTACCCCTCCAGCATCCCCATCGAGGAGCTGGCGATCGTGAACCAGGTGGCGGGCGCCGGCACGTCGCTGCCGTCCGGCGCGATGGTGAAGCGGGTGGTGCGGGAGTAG
- a CDS encoding DUF1990 domain-containing protein: MIRRPSPALIERVLARENQGLTYPKPGMTASGEAPAGYPRNHHETRLGSGEETFLRGVAALRSWAMYDLPWTYVHPAPPPVASGTVFATIVSHLGFWSINPCRIVYVDETDTPTMRTSAFAIGTLPLHSETGEERFVVQWDRSTDVVRFEILAYARAWHWMARLGGPVVGILQRRFGRQALAAVQAAVNDPSRPK, translated from the coding sequence GTGATCCGCCGACCTTCTCCCGCGCTGATCGAGCGCGTGCTGGCAAGGGAGAACCAGGGGCTGACCTACCCGAAGCCGGGGATGACGGCATCTGGCGAAGCGCCGGCCGGATACCCGCGCAACCACCACGAGACGCGGCTCGGGTCTGGCGAGGAGACGTTCCTGCGCGGGGTCGCGGCGCTGCGGAGCTGGGCGATGTACGACCTGCCGTGGACGTACGTGCATCCCGCGCCGCCGCCCGTCGCGTCGGGGACCGTCTTCGCCACGATCGTGAGCCACCTGGGGTTCTGGTCGATCAACCCGTGCCGCATCGTCTACGTGGACGAGACCGACACGCCCACGATGCGCACCTCTGCCTTCGCAATCGGCACGCTGCCGCTGCACAGCGAGACCGGCGAGGAGCGCTTCGTGGTGCAGTGGGACCGCTCGACCGACGTGGTGCGCTTCGAGATCCTGGCGTACGCACGCGCCTGGCACTGGATGGCGCGGCTGGGCGGGCCCGTCGTCGGCATCCTCCAGCGCCGCTTCGGGCGACAGGCGCTCGCGGCCGTGCAGGCGGCGGTGAACGATCCCAGCCGACCGAAGTAG
- a CDS encoding TIGR04255 family protein, protein MSRSAPMWEQFRNPPIVEAILSFRVEPSAASPSGALDRFSSCIQARFAGSELGAPGRFEGEPVREYRSADARVQVRVTGSELTVHGFRPYPGWNTLSADAEWIWQAYSEAFEPRLVTRLGLRYINRIEIPLPHERIDDYLRLFPAVDWPLTGYLARMTIPDLRSGATGLLTIAFEPNPGADAVTAPFVLDLEVWRQGKFELSERFIWGTFRQLREFHNRLFFESLTEQVKEQFR, encoded by the coding sequence ATGAGCAGATCCGCACCCATGTGGGAGCAGTTCCGAAATCCTCCCATCGTGGAAGCAATTCTCTCATTCCGTGTGGAACCGTCTGCCGCCTCACCCTCGGGGGCCCTGGACAGGTTCTCGTCGTGCATACAAGCGCGCTTTGCCGGTTCAGAGCTAGGCGCGCCGGGACGTTTCGAGGGTGAGCCGGTGCGTGAGTATCGCTCAGCAGACGCCCGCGTACAGGTGCGGGTAACTGGGAGTGAACTGACGGTCCACGGGTTCCGCCCGTATCCCGGCTGGAATACACTCTCTGCGGATGCTGAATGGATTTGGCAAGCGTATAGTGAAGCTTTCGAGCCACGACTCGTCACCAGGCTGGGATTGCGGTATATAAACCGCATCGAGATCCCGCTGCCGCACGAGCGAATAGACGATTACCTGCGCTTGTTCCCGGCCGTTGATTGGCCACTCACGGGCTATCTCGCCCGAATGACGATTCCAGACCTGCGAAGCGGTGCAACAGGGCTGCTGACTATCGCCTTTGAACCTAATCCGGGAGCAGACGCTGTAACTGCTCCCTTTGTGCTGGATCTCGAGGTCTGGCGGCAGGGAAAGTTCGAACTTTCGGAGCGGTTCATCTGGGGAACGTTCAGGCAGTTGCGGGAGTTCCACAACCGTCTTTTCTTCGAGTCCCTCACGGAGCAGGTAAAGGAGCAATTTCGATGA
- a CDS encoding serine hydrolase domain-containing protein, whose amino-acid sequence MKLRSILPALCATLALTSAAHTQAPADPQRLAKLSAAFPEIDRLMKGFAERQHVPGIAYGIVVDGRVVHVGTAGHRDVAARAPVDTGTVFRIASMTKSFTAAAILQLRDEGKLSLDDPAERYVPELAALRPAASDAPRITIRHLLTHSAGFPEDNPWGDQQLAATDAEMSRMMREGISFSTSPGTAYEYSNYGFAILGRIIANVSGMPYPRYLREKVLRPLGMNATTLEAADVPAQRLAHGYRRQDEQWLEEKQLPDGAFGPMGGMLTSVSDLGRWVGFMLDAWPARDGPDAGPLRRSSRREMQQVARYSGASAVRDTSGRVILSAGGYGYGLGVRQTCLFRTSVSHSGGLPGFGSLMRWLPEHGVGIVAMGNLTYTPWGGVFEQALEMLSKTGGLTARMPQPAPVLLERREEVSRLVARWDDALADRVAAMNLYLDESKERRRAAIDRLRTAAGGECRNEGPFVVENALRGRWRMRCATGDLRVSITLAPTEPARVQFLDVRPMAREESLEAAPVCR is encoded by the coding sequence ATGAAATTGCGCTCCATCCTCCCCGCCCTGTGCGCCACGCTCGCGCTGACCTCCGCGGCGCACACGCAGGCCCCCGCGGACCCGCAGCGTCTCGCGAAGCTGAGCGCGGCGTTTCCCGAGATCGACCGGCTGATGAAGGGCTTCGCGGAGCGCCAGCACGTGCCTGGGATCGCGTACGGCATCGTGGTGGACGGGCGCGTGGTGCACGTGGGGACGGCCGGGCACCGCGACGTCGCGGCGCGCGCGCCGGTGGACACGGGCACGGTGTTCCGCATCGCGTCGATGACCAAGAGCTTCACCGCGGCCGCCATCCTCCAGCTCCGCGACGAGGGAAAGCTGTCGCTGGACGACCCGGCGGAGCGCTACGTCCCCGAGCTGGCCGCGCTGCGCCCCGCCGCCAGCGACGCGCCCAGGATTACCATCCGCCACCTGCTGACGCACTCCGCGGGCTTCCCTGAGGACAACCCGTGGGGCGACCAGCAGCTCGCCGCCACCGACGCGGAGATGTCGCGGATGATGCGCGAGGGGATCTCCTTCTCCACCTCGCCGGGGACCGCGTACGAGTACTCCAACTACGGCTTCGCCATCCTGGGCCGCATCATCGCCAACGTGTCGGGGATGCCGTACCCGCGCTACCTGCGCGAAAAGGTGCTGCGGCCGCTCGGAATGAACGCGACGACGCTGGAAGCCGCCGACGTCCCCGCGCAGCGGCTGGCGCACGGGTACCGCAGGCAGGACGAGCAGTGGCTGGAGGAGAAGCAGCTCCCCGACGGCGCGTTCGGGCCGATGGGCGGGATGCTCACCTCGGTCAGCGACCTGGGGCGCTGGGTGGGCTTCATGCTGGACGCCTGGCCCGCGCGCGACGGCCCGGACGCGGGCCCGCTGCGCCGCTCCTCGCGCCGCGAGATGCAGCAGGTGGCGCGTTACAGCGGCGCGTCGGCCGTGCGCGACACGTCGGGGCGGGTGATCCTGAGCGCGGGCGGCTACGGCTACGGGCTGGGCGTTCGGCAGACGTGCCTCTTCCGCACCTCGGTGTCGCACAGCGGCGGCCTTCCGGGGTTCGGGTCGCTCATGCGCTGGCTTCCGGAGCACGGCGTCGGCATCGTGGCGATGGGGAACCTCACCTACACGCCGTGGGGCGGCGTCTTTGAGCAGGCGCTGGAGATGCTGTCGAAGACGGGCGGCCTCACCGCGCGCATGCCGCAGCCCGCCCCCGTGCTGCTGGAGCGCCGCGAAGAGGTGTCGCGGCTGGTGGCGCGCTGGGACGACGCCCTCGCGGACCGCGTCGCCGCCATGAACCTGTACCTGGACGAATCAAAGGAGCGCCGGCGCGCCGCCATCGACCGCCTGCGCACCGCCGCGGGTGGCGAGTGCCGCAACGAGGGCCCGTTCGTCGTCGAGAACGCCCTGCGCGGCCGCTGGCGCATGCGGTGCGCAACCGGCGACCTGCGCGTCTCCATCACCCTCGCCCCCACCGAGCCGGCCCGGGTCCAGTTCCTGGATGTCCGCCCGATGGCGCGAGAGGAGAGCCTGGAAGCGGCCCCGGTCTGTCGCTGA
- a CDS encoding PAS domain S-box protein, with the protein MPRRQRTSDSASALRGTDELYRLLVENVTDYAIFVVDVDGRVATWTEGAERQMGYAEDEILGRHLADLYPPEDQESGSPGRDLHTARTEGRCEGVAWRVRKDGTRLWASVVITAIRDADDQVVGYGQITRDLTERREVARRYEESRQRYRSLFENNPNAICSFDLDGTLRTANPAAAELAGYPEDDLVALSFWPLVSGEDREMVHDLFDRAAAGEPGYGETSLIHRVGRRVRVRLTFVPIRVEGEVIGVYCIAEDITERKRAEAEREALLLRERVARTEAEAASRAKTDFLAVVSHELKTPLNAITGFADLLHDGDAGVMSDVQTRHVERIQAASRQLLQLIDELLSYTRLESGPEAPHLQPVDVSAALRYAAAEAQPAARAKGLTLRVEEGEELCMALTDPARLRRLLQTLFSNAVKFTESGEVRVEARREHSMLAIAITDTGIGIAQEHMERIWEPFWQVEHPLVRRAGGTGLGLSVARRLVELMGGDIEVQSEPGAGTTFTVRLPVHDG; encoded by the coding sequence ATGCCCCGACGACAGCGCACATCCGACTCCGCATCCGCCCTTCGGGGCACGGACGAGCTGTACCGCCTGCTCGTGGAGAACGTGACCGACTACGCCATCTTCGTGGTGGACGTGGACGGCCGCGTCGCGACGTGGACGGAGGGGGCGGAGCGGCAGATGGGATACGCCGAGGACGAGATCCTGGGCCGCCACCTGGCGGACCTCTACCCCCCCGAGGACCAGGAGAGCGGATCCCCCGGGCGCGACCTGCACACCGCCCGCACCGAGGGGAGGTGCGAGGGGGTGGCGTGGCGCGTTCGCAAGGACGGGACGCGGCTGTGGGCAAGCGTGGTGATCACCGCCATTCGCGACGCCGACGACCAGGTGGTGGGCTACGGCCAGATCACCCGCGACCTCACCGAGCGCCGCGAGGTGGCCCGCCGCTACGAGGAGAGCCGCCAGCGCTACCGGTCCCTCTTCGAGAACAACCCCAACGCCATCTGCTCGTTCGACCTGGACGGCACCCTGCGCACCGCCAACCCCGCCGCCGCGGAGCTGGCCGGGTACCCCGAGGACGACCTCGTGGCGCTCTCCTTCTGGCCGCTGGTGTCGGGAGAGGACCGCGAGATGGTGCACGACCTCTTCGACCGCGCCGCGGCCGGGGAGCCGGGGTACGGCGAGACCTCGCTGATCCACCGCGTGGGCAGGCGCGTGCGGGTGCGGCTCACCTTCGTCCCCATCCGAGTGGAGGGGGAGGTGATCGGCGTCTACTGCATCGCCGAGGACATCACGGAGCGGAAGCGCGCCGAGGCCGAGCGCGAGGCCCTGCTGCTGCGCGAGCGCGTCGCCCGCACCGAGGCCGAGGCCGCGTCGCGCGCCAAGACCGACTTCCTGGCCGTCGTCTCGCACGAGCTCAAGACGCCGCTCAACGCCATCACCGGCTTCGCCGACCTGCTGCACGACGGCGACGCGGGGGTGATGAGCGACGTGCAGACGCGCCACGTGGAGCGCATCCAGGCCGCGTCTCGACAGCTCCTGCAGCTCATCGACGAGCTGCTCTCCTACACCCGCCTGGAGAGCGGCCCCGAGGCACCCCACCTCCAGCCGGTGGACGTCTCCGCCGCCCTGCGCTACGCCGCCGCCGAGGCGCAGCCCGCCGCGCGCGCCAAGGGGCTGACGCTGAGGGTGGAGGAGGGGGAGGAGCTGTGCATGGCGCTCACCGACCCGGCCCGTCTGCGGCGCCTCCTGCAGACGCTCTTCTCCAACGCGGTGAAGTTCACCGAGTCCGGCGAGGTGCGGGTGGAGGCGCGGCGCGAGCACTCGATGCTGGCCATCGCCATCACCGACACCGGGATCGGGATCGCGCAGGAGCACATGGAGCGCATCTGGGAGCCGTTCTGGCAGGTGGAGCACCCCCTCGTCCGCCGCGCCGGGGGCACCGGCCTCGGGCTGAGCGTCGCGAGACGCCTGGTGGAGCTGATGGGCGGCGACATCGAGGTGCAGAGCGAGCCCGGAGCGGGAACGACGTTTACGGTGCGGTTGCCGGTGCACGACGGGTAA
- a CDS encoding SIMPL domain-containing protein (The SIMPL domain is named for its presence in mouse protein SIMPL (signalling molecule that associates with mouse pelle-like kinase). Bacterial member BP26, from Brucella, was shown to assemble into a channel-like structure, while YggE from E. coli has been associated with resistance to oxidative stress.): protein MRHLTRAFLLLCGIAAVDATAARLCHAQFFMGGIGDSIPRISAMGRVTIPIAPDRAVVYASVAGRDSSGAGALAQASATRDRATTALSRLGVQVAPWGFALGREDGPGMRPRPETAPGMNTTARWGVRVVVERIDQLDAVLRALTGAGIEGTPHVSLEADGAADVRRRATEQAVAEARREAEAMARAAGGRLGDLVNLTNMSELGASLSGDTRFFFGQGFERGATLSPSDARIRVAVQGVWRFHGN, encoded by the coding sequence ATGCGGCACCTCACCCGCGCTTTCCTCCTCCTGTGCGGCATCGCGGCGGTGGATGCCACGGCGGCGCGCCTCTGCCATGCGCAGTTCTTCATGGGCGGCATCGGCGACAGCATTCCCCGGATCTCCGCGATGGGGAGGGTCACGATCCCCATCGCGCCGGACCGGGCCGTGGTCTACGCCTCGGTGGCGGGGCGCGACAGCAGCGGTGCGGGCGCGCTGGCGCAGGCCTCCGCGACTCGCGACCGCGCCACCACCGCTCTGAGCCGCCTGGGCGTGCAGGTGGCGCCGTGGGGCTTCGCGCTCGGGCGCGAGGACGGGCCCGGCATGCGGCCGCGGCCGGAGACGGCTCCCGGCATGAACACGACGGCGCGCTGGGGAGTGCGGGTGGTGGTGGAGCGGATCGACCAGCTGGACGCGGTGCTCCGCGCGCTCACCGGGGCGGGGATCGAGGGCACCCCGCACGTCAGCCTGGAAGCCGATGGCGCCGCCGATGTCCGCCGCCGTGCCACCGAGCAGGCCGTGGCCGAGGCGCGCCGCGAGGCCGAGGCGATGGCACGCGCCGCCGGCGGACGCCTGGGCGACCTCGTCAACCTCACCAACATGTCCGAGCTGGGTGCGAGCCTGTCGGGCGATACGCGCTTCTTCTTTGGCCAGGGATTCGAGCGCGGCGCCACCCTGAGCCCCAGCGACGCGCGCATCCGGGTCGCCGTGCAGGGGGTCTGGCGCTTCCACGGCAACTGA
- a CDS encoding OsmC family protein gives MAVEITGSYAGNLKTELRHTPSGALLHTAAPRDNMGDGSSFSPTDLLAASLGSCMVTTMAIVAQREGIPFDSAEFVAVKHMRADPRRVDAIPVRIRMPAGLTPDQRARLERAAHECPVHRSLLPEIKKEVEFEYAD, from the coding sequence ATGGCGGTCGAGATCACCGGCAGCTACGCCGGCAACCTGAAGACGGAGTTGCGCCACACCCCCTCCGGCGCGCTGCTCCACACCGCCGCCCCGCGCGACAACATGGGCGACGGCTCATCGTTCTCACCCACGGACCTGCTGGCGGCGTCGCTGGGTTCGTGCATGGTGACCACCATGGCGATCGTGGCGCAACGCGAGGGGATCCCCTTCGACTCCGCCGAGTTCGTCGCCGTCAAGCACATGCGCGCCGACCCACGCCGCGTGGACGCGATCCCGGTGCGCATCCGCATGCCCGCGGGCCTCACCCCCGACCAGCGCGCCCGCCTGGAGCGCGCCGCGCACGAGTGCCCCGTGCACCGCTCGCTGCTTCCGGAGATCAAAAAGGAGGTGGAGTTCGAGTACGCGGACTAG
- a CDS encoding class I SAM-dependent rRNA methyltransferase, producing the protein MTLPPLRLRKDEDRRLRAGHLWVFSNEVDVVATPLVAFQPGDLAEVQDARGAPLGVGYVNPRSLIAVRMVSRDRNAQLDRAFLRGRIRRAVALRDTVLGTPFYRAVFGESDGLPGLVVDRFGDHLVVQITTAGMERVRNEIVEALRDELSPAGILLRNDVGGRELEGLPSYVETAWGEVPDVLPLEENGVKFEAPVAGQKTGWFFDHRMNRARLASYVRGGRVLDVFSYVGGWGVQAAAAGADRVVCVDASAPALEMVARNAALNGVEERVSAIRGDAFDVLRQLAADGERFDTVVLDPPAFIKRKKDIKQGEEAYRRLNTLALDVLKQDGILVSASCSYHMPRASLQDAVLRAGRRQGRSLQVVEQGHQGPDHPVHPAIPETAYLKAFFVRVG; encoded by the coding sequence ATGACGCTCCCCCCGCTCCGCCTCCGCAAGGACGAAGACCGCAGGCTACGTGCCGGGCACCTGTGGGTGTTCAGCAACGAGGTGGATGTTGTTGCCACGCCGCTGGTTGCGTTCCAGCCCGGCGACCTGGCCGAGGTGCAGGACGCGCGCGGCGCACCGCTGGGCGTGGGCTACGTCAACCCGCGCTCGCTGATCGCCGTGCGCATGGTGAGCCGCGACCGCAACGCGCAGCTCGACCGCGCCTTTTTGCGCGGCCGCATCCGCCGCGCCGTCGCGCTGCGCGACACCGTCCTCGGCACCCCTTTCTACCGCGCCGTCTTCGGCGAGAGCGATGGGCTCCCCGGGCTGGTGGTGGACCGCTTCGGCGACCACCTCGTCGTCCAGATCACCACGGCGGGGATGGAGCGCGTGCGCAACGAGATCGTGGAAGCGCTCCGCGACGAGCTCTCCCCCGCCGGCATCCTGCTGCGCAACGACGTGGGCGGACGCGAGCTGGAAGGACTGCCATCGTACGTGGAGACCGCATGGGGCGAGGTCCCCGACGTACTGCCGCTGGAAGAGAACGGGGTGAAGTTCGAGGCGCCCGTGGCGGGGCAGAAGACGGGTTGGTTCTTCGACCACCGGATGAACCGCGCGCGCCTCGCCTCGTACGTACGCGGCGGGCGCGTGCTGGACGTCTTCTCGTACGTGGGCGGCTGGGGCGTGCAGGCCGCCGCCGCCGGCGCGGATCGGGTCGTGTGCGTCGACGCCTCCGCCCCCGCGCTGGAGATGGTCGCCCGCAACGCCGCGCTCAACGGCGTGGAGGAGCGGGTGTCAGCCATCCGCGGCGACGCCTTCGACGTGCTGCGCCAGCTCGCGGCGGACGGGGAGCGCTTCGACACGGTGGTGCTGGACCCGCCGGCCTTCATCAAGCGCAAAAAGGACATCAAGCAGGGCGAGGAAGCCTATCGCCGCCTCAACACGCTGGCTCTGGACGTCCTGAAGCAGGACGGCATCCTGGTGTCGGCGTCGTGCTCGTACCACATGCCGCGCGCGTCGCTGCAGGATGCCGTGCTGCGCGCCGGGCGGCGGCAGGGGCGGTCGCTGCAGGTGGTGGAGCAGGGGCACCAGGGCCCGGACCACCCGGTGCACCCCGCCATCCCCGAGACGGCGTACCTCAAGGCTTTCTTCGTGCGCGTCGGGTAG
- the mutY gene encoding A/G-specific adenine glycosylase: MGDPLHAYRAQLPGRPGTREAAHLPLGARLSEALPAGELPRLRERLLAWYDAHRRDLPWRTPPGETPDPYRVWLSEVMLQQTRVETVKPYFARWLDRFPTLQSLAEAPLDDVLKAWEGLGYYSRARNFHRAVREVAEHHAGRVPDDPAAFRMLPGVGRYTAGAVMSIAFGRGEALVDGNVRRVFARWTDDPAPADAALWSLAEALAPGPRPGDVNQAVMELGATVCVPRVPLCGECPVREHCRAFRHGTQAERPAPKKAKPTPHEDTAVAVVEHEGRTLLVRRPVDVRLGGMWAFPAAVRRRGESVAAAAERAVREGLALEVRAGAAIGTVKHAFTHVRASYHAVRCTLLSGDPRPLHYDAWAWATPDQLSAYALPVAQRRIAALAAEPSLFSG; the protein is encoded by the coding sequence CTGGGTGATCCCCTCCACGCTTACCGAGCACAGCTACCCGGCCGCCCAGGTACGCGGGAAGCGGCTCACCTTCCTCTGGGTGCGCGACTGAGCGAGGCCCTCCCCGCCGGCGAGCTGCCTCGCCTGCGCGAGCGGCTCCTGGCCTGGTACGATGCCCACCGCCGCGACCTCCCCTGGCGCACCCCGCCCGGCGAAACCCCCGATCCGTACCGCGTGTGGCTCTCGGAGGTGATGCTCCAGCAGACCCGCGTGGAGACGGTGAAGCCGTACTTCGCCCGCTGGCTCGACCGCTTCCCGACCCTTCAATCCCTGGCCGAAGCTCCCCTGGACGACGTCCTCAAGGCGTGGGAGGGGCTCGGCTACTATTCGCGCGCGCGCAACTTCCACCGCGCCGTGCGCGAAGTGGCGGAGCACCACGCCGGCCGCGTTCCCGACGACCCGGCCGCCTTTCGCATGCTTCCCGGCGTCGGGCGCTACACGGCGGGCGCGGTGATGTCGATCGCGTTCGGCCGCGGCGAGGCGCTGGTGGATGGCAACGTGCGCCGCGTCTTCGCCCGCTGGACAGACGACCCCGCCCCCGCCGATGCCGCCCTCTGGTCGCTCGCCGAGGCACTCGCCCCCGGCCCACGACCCGGCGACGTGAACCAGGCGGTGATGGAGCTGGGCGCCACCGTCTGCGTTCCGCGCGTGCCGCTCTGCGGCGAGTGCCCGGTGCGCGAGCACTGCCGCGCCTTTCGCCACGGCACCCAGGCCGAGCGCCCTGCTCCGAAGAAGGCGAAGCCCACCCCGCACGAAGACACCGCCGTCGCCGTCGTCGAGCACGAGGGCCGCACCCTCCTCGTTCGCCGCCCGGTGGATGTGCGGCTGGGCGGGATGTGGGCCTTCCCCGCCGCCGTGCGCCGCCGCGGCGAGAGCGTCGCCGCCGCCGCCGAGCGCGCGGTGCGCGAGGGGCTGGCGCTGGAGGTGCGCGCCGGAGCCGCCATCGGCACGGTGAAGCACGCCTTCACCCACGTTCGCGCCAGCTACCACGCCGTCCGCTGCACCCTCCTTTCTGGCGACCCGCGCCCCCTGCACTACGACGCCTGGGCCTGGGCCACCCCCGACCAGCTCTCCGCCTACGCCCTCCCCGTCGCCCAGCGCCGCATCGCCGCGCTGGCGGCGGAGCCGTCGCTGTTCAGCGGGTGA
- a CDS encoding HAMP domain-containing sensor histidine kinase, translating into MAIDTPFPAAPTDRRLRELDLLRRLAVETAASVEPEEIWAAVCRRLPELMGADAALLALPGEEPREWWAAAECEHAPALRALLETARRGGRTASAGGELAAVAVPMRPRGEPAALVVGWIDGDVPPGGTALVEALAEQTSVALAGAARYAEMRDAAVRRDRFFSAMSHDLRTPITAIVGYSELLQDGIVGELTERQQEMMGRICQVSGHLSQLVNDILDLAKLDAGRMEFQLQPIPLGELLEAAISTVEPQATAKGLRVRFADPSDVVVSADQPRVRQILVNLLSNAVKFTESGEVAVSAGVDGERGWIEVRDTGPGLPGGSEEAVFEEFFQLPTGGKGGKREPGTGLGLAIARRLARAMGGDLTARNVDGGGAAFTLFLAHHAGG; encoded by the coding sequence ATGGCCATCGACACACCCTTCCCCGCCGCACCCACCGACCGCCGCCTTCGCGAGCTGGATCTGCTGCGCCGCCTGGCCGTGGAGACCGCCGCGTCGGTGGAGCCCGAGGAGATCTGGGCGGCCGTCTGCCGCCGCCTCCCCGAGCTGATGGGCGCGGACGCCGCGCTCCTGGCCCTCCCCGGCGAGGAGCCGCGCGAGTGGTGGGCCGCGGCCGAGTGCGAGCACGCTCCAGCCCTGCGCGCGCTGCTGGAGACGGCGCGGCGCGGCGGGCGCACGGCTTCGGCGGGGGGCGAGCTGGCGGCGGTGGCGGTGCCCATGCGCCCGCGCGGGGAGCCGGCGGCGCTGGTGGTGGGATGGATCGATGGCGACGTCCCCCCCGGCGGCACCGCGCTGGTGGAGGCGCTGGCGGAGCAGACCTCGGTGGCGCTGGCCGGCGCCGCGCGCTACGCGGAGATGCGCGACGCGGCGGTGAGGCGCGACCGCTTCTTCTCCGCCATGAGCCACGACCTGCGCACCCCCATCACCGCCATCGTCGGCTACAGCGAGCTCCTGCAGGACGGCATCGTGGGCGAGCTCACCGAGCGGCAGCAGGAGATGATGGGGCGCATCTGCCAGGTCTCCGGCCACCTGTCGCAGCTCGTCAACGACATCTTGGACCTGGCCAAGCTGGATGCCGGCCGCATGGAGTTCCAGCTCCAGCCGATCCCGCTGGGTGAGCTGCTGGAAGCCGCCATTTCCACGGTGGAGCCGCAGGCCACCGCCAAGGGGCTGCGGGTGCGCTTTGCGGACCCTTCGGACGTCGTGGTGTCGGCCGACCAGCCGCGCGTGAGGCAGATCCTGGTGAACCTGCTCTCCAACGCGGTCAAGTTCACCGAGAGCGGCGAGGTCGCCGTTTCCGCGGGCGTCGATGGCGAGCGCGGGTGGATCGAGGTGCGCGACACGGGCCCCGGCCTTCCCGGCGGGAGCGAGGAGGCGGTGTTCGAGGAGTTCTTTCAGCTCCCGACGGGCGGCAAAGGTGGGAAGCGCGAGCCGGGCACCGGGTTGGGCCTGGCCATCGCGCGCCGCCTGGCCCGCGCCATGGGCGGCGACCTCACGGCGCGCAACGTGGATGGCGGTGGCGCCGCCTTCACCCTGTTCCTCGCGCATCACGCCGGGGGCTGA